The sequence GTACTTAGCAGGCACACGCCTTAACCACTCGGCCAAAGCGACTttttgaaagagaagaagaatcaaAATTGAAGTGGACTGAGGGTAAGCAAACAATGGTAAAGACGACAAACACTTTTGGGTGGTTCGATTGGTTCTGGTTCTAAAGGTGTTCTTGTTCTTGTGGACTAGCTTCTGGGATTTGAAGTAAGAGAAAAAAATGCTCTCTTCTCCGCATCTCTCCCAGCCAATGAATGGACTCAAAGACATCGTCGAGACACGAAACTTCAAGGTTATACCTCATctgtctctgtttttttttaatgtcttCGTTGACTTTCTGCTCATGAGATTAGCGAGCTCATTaacgatatatatatgttaatctaATGATCCGATTGGCTTCAACTTGTTAGCAAAATGGGTTCCTTTAATTGCATAGTATGCTTCGTGTAATCTGTAAAAGCATTCATACAACTTTCTGTTATCTTGTAACAAAAATTGCACCTTTTTGCCTATACATCAGCAGagattatttgttttgattgtaTTTTTTTCCATTTGAGCAAGAATAACGTTTGGTGAGGCACTTAGCTTCATCATATGGAAGCTTGTAACTTAACATTTGCACTGTGTTTTATATCAAACAACTAgtgaatatttataaatatgtttttgatACTAAAGTGTGTCACAGGCATGGCTCTTAGATCAATATGGAGTCCTTCATGATGGCAAACAACCTTACCCCGGCGCAATCTCAACTTGTACGTTATCATCCCTTACTTACCTTTGCCTTGCAGCTATTTGAGTAGTCTGATTCCATTAAGATGTAACATTTGTGCAAAATATATTGAGATTTTTCAATTTCTTGATAATTTTATGTGTACTTCTCTGCATAATGACtgaattaaattttgtttttattggggGATTGCAGTAAAGAATCTAGCAACGGTAGGTGCCAAGATAGTGATCATAAGCAACTCCTCTAGACGTGCTTCAACCACAATGGAAAAGCTCCAAGGCCTTGGCTTTGATCCTTCTTTCTTCACTGGAGCTATAACTAGCGGTGAACTAACCCATCAATCTTTACAAAGGTCATAACACCAACACCTTCTTAGTCTTCTTTTTAGTTATATAGTCGGCTCTAAGATTTTAGAACTTGCAGACGATTTAgtaaaaatttcaataatttttttttaaaaataaatttgggggcgtatatctatataatttttctcaaaaaaattttAGGGACTATAGGAAAATGTTTCATTGGGAGCAGTAGAACATACTGATAAATGTCTGTTAACAGGAGAGATGATCCTTGGTTCGCTGCACTAGGAAGGCGTTGCATTCACATCACTTGGAAAGATCGAGGAGCAATCTCTTTGGATGGTCTAGATCTAAACGTTGTGGAGAATGTGGAAGAAGCTGAGTTTGTGCTAGCGCACGGCACTGAAGCCATAGGACTTTCTTCAGGAGGTGTATCTCCCACGCCTCTCGACGAGCTTGAGAAGATCTTGGAGAAATCCGCAGCTAAAGGACTCCCAATGATCGTTGCTAATCCGGATTACGTGACTGTTGAAGCAAACGTTTTCCACATCATGCCGGGTACACTGGCTGCCAAGTATGAAGAACTTGGAGGAGAGGTTAAATGGATGGGGAAGCCTCACAAGATGATCTATGAGTCTGCTATGGCGATTGCTGGAGTTGCTAATCCGGAGGAGGCTATAGCAGTGGGAGACTCGCTTCACCATGATATAAAGGGAGCAAATG comes from Brassica rapa cultivar Chiifu-401-42 chromosome A02, CAAS_Brap_v3.01, whole genome shotgun sequence and encodes:
- the LOC103850321 gene encoding uncharacterized protein LOC103850321 isoform X1; protein product: MLSSPHLSQPMNGLKDIVETRNFKAWLLDQYGVLHDGKQPYPGAISTLKNLATVGAKIVIISNSSRRASTTMEKLQGLGFDPSFFTGAITSGELTHQSLQRRDDPWFAALGRRCIHITWKDRGAISLDGLDLNVVENVEEAEFVLAHGTEAIGLSSGGVSPTPLDELEKILEKSAAKGLPMIVANPDYVTVEANVFHIMPGTLAAKYEELGGEVKWMGKPHKMIYESAMAIAGVANPEEAIAVGDSLHHDIKGANVAGIESVFITGGIHGSELGLTSFDETASLDSVKTLAAKHNAFPSYVLSAFKW
- the LOC103850321 gene encoding uncharacterized protein LOC103850321 isoform X2, translated to MDSKTSSRHETSSVSQAWLLDQYGVLHDGKQPYPGAISTLKNLATVGAKIVIISNSSRRASTTMEKLQGLGFDPSFFTGAITSGELTHQSLQRRDDPWFAALGRRCIHITWKDRGAISLDGLDLNVVENVEEAEFVLAHGTEAIGLSSGGVSPTPLDELEKILEKSAAKGLPMIVANPDYVTVEANVFHIMPGTLAAKYEELGGEVKWMGKPHKMIYESAMAIAGVANPEEAIAVGDSLHHDIKGANVAGIESVFITGGIHGSELGLTSFDETASLDSVKTLAAKHNAFPSYVLSAFKW